A single window of Prochlorococcus marinus XMU1410 DNA harbors:
- the gshA gene encoding glutamate--cysteine ligase produces MSKDNLYKGFEVELFTGSLDSHIGVSADIEKKFSDFVKEPDNRNVEYITTPEKDYKFLFEKLITPRKKLRKWLNTKNLTIIPSSTLCFEHDITFQRSDIDNVYHQFIQDNYGISIATSSVHINIGIDDLDKLFTAIRLIRSEAALYLSLSASSPFLNNKITSNHSQRWIQFPKTPSRVPFFVNHDSYIAWIEENISNKKMQNIRHFWSSIRPNGPQRPFILDRLELRICDFVHDINLLLGITAMIELRILNLFENIYTLDPMNASIFSMDELSEICDQNEINAAKDSLNSELIHWQDGKKVVCREWIQNLLSDLSSTAEDFGMKHLLDPIYQVLEEGNQSMKWINQYEKGLSIEQIMKISIEDMIRSEAKNV; encoded by the coding sequence ATGAGTAAAGATAATCTTTATAAAGGTTTTGAGGTTGAACTTTTTACAGGTTCTTTAGATTCTCATATTGGTGTTTCAGCTGATATTGAGAAAAAATTTTCTGATTTTGTAAAAGAGCCAGATAACAGAAATGTTGAATACATAACAACACCTGAAAAAGACTACAAGTTTTTATTCGAGAAATTAATAACTCCAAGAAAAAAGTTAAGGAAGTGGCTCAATACTAAAAATTTAACAATCATTCCTTCATCCACTCTTTGTTTTGAACACGATATTACATTTCAAAGATCTGATATTGACAACGTCTATCACCAATTTATTCAAGATAATTATGGAATATCTATTGCAACTTCAAGTGTCCATATAAACATAGGAATAGATGATTTAGATAAACTTTTTACAGCTATAAGACTTATAAGATCTGAGGCTGCTCTATATCTATCATTAAGTGCTAGTTCACCTTTTTTAAATAATAAAATTACGAGTAATCACTCTCAGAGATGGATCCAGTTTCCTAAAACACCTAGTAGGGTACCTTTTTTTGTAAATCATGATTCTTATATCGCCTGGATAGAGGAAAATATATCTAATAAAAAAATGCAAAATATTAGGCATTTTTGGTCATCAATCCGACCAAATGGACCCCAAAGACCTTTTATTCTTGATCGTTTGGAATTAAGAATTTGTGATTTTGTTCATGATATTAATCTACTTTTAGGGATAACGGCCATGATAGAACTAAGGATTTTAAATCTTTTTGAAAATATATATACCTTAGATCCTATGAATGCTAGTATTTTTTCTATGGATGAGTTGTCAGAAATATGTGATCAAAATGAAATTAATGCTGCTAAAGATAGTCTGAATTCAGAGTTAATTCACTGGCAAGATGGCAAAAAAGTTGTTTGTAGAGAATGGATTCAAAACTTATTATCAGATTTGTCATCCACAGCAGAAGATTTTGGTATGAAACATCTTTTAGATCCTATCTATCAAGTGCTTGAAGAAGGTAATCAATCTATGAAATGGATAAATCAATATGAAAAAGGTCTTTCTATTGAGCAGATAATGAAAATTTCTATCGAAGATATGATTAGGAGTGAGGCCAAAAATGTTTGA
- the recF gene encoding DNA replication/repair protein RecF (All proteins in this family for which functions are known are DNA-binding proteins that assist the filamentation of RecA onto DNA for the initiation of recombination or recombinational repair.), translating to MLNLANLINECTKKIFLNKLKIKNFRNHKSFEIDLKEQRAIVLGCNGIGKSNLLESIEFLSQLKSNRALSDKDLIENDSDMAVVIGQINFKDDLKLNLFRKGPKRIYVNESILKKQSEIKNYIRSVCFCSNDIDIVRSEPSYRRTWIDKVVSQLEPVYLDLISRFNRLLKQRSHFWRSDSFLKTQSTDIVESFDIQMSIICTRIFRRRRRALLKIKPYVEYWHNHLSKSKEQIDINYLSGIQNISPEEEEEEVISKKIAEQLLNQRSIEALTGKCNFGPHRDDVEFLINNVSVRKYGSSGQQRTFILALKMAELDLLTKTLNVPPILILDDVLAELDLTRQNLLLNSVGKDSQCFISATHLDKFNHSFLGSSQMIHL from the coding sequence ATTTTAAACTTAGCTAATTTAATTAATGAATGCACAAAAAAAATTTTTTTAAATAAATTAAAAATTAAAAATTTTCGGAACCATAAAAGTTTTGAAATTGATCTAAAAGAGCAAAGAGCAATTGTTCTTGGTTGCAATGGCATTGGCAAGTCAAATTTACTTGAATCGATTGAATTTTTAAGTCAATTAAAATCTAATAGAGCACTAAGCGATAAAGATTTAATAGAGAACGACAGCGATATGGCTGTAGTTATAGGACAGATAAATTTTAAAGACGATTTAAAGTTAAATTTATTCCGAAAAGGGCCTAAAAGAATTTATGTCAATGAATCAATCTTGAAAAAACAGAGTGAAATAAAGAATTATATTCGGAGTGTATGTTTTTGTTCAAATGATATAGATATTGTTAGAAGTGAACCCAGTTATCGAAGAACATGGATTGATAAAGTCGTATCTCAGCTCGAACCAGTATATTTAGATCTCATAAGTAGATTTAATAGGCTTTTAAAACAAAGAAGTCATTTTTGGCGTTCGGATAGCTTCTTAAAAACCCAATCCACAGATATTGTTGAAAGTTTTGATATTCAAATGTCAATAATATGTACAAGAATTTTTAGGCGTAGAAGAAGAGCTTTATTAAAGATAAAACCATATGTTGAATATTGGCATAATCATTTAAGTAAATCTAAAGAGCAAATAGACATAAATTATCTTTCGGGGATACAAAATATAAGTCCAGAAGAAGAAGAAGAAGAAGTTATTAGTAAAAAAATAGCAGAACAACTCTTAAATCAGCGTTCAATAGAAGCATTGACTGGTAAATGTAATTTTGGACCTCATCGTGATGATGTTGAGTTTCTAATCAATAATGTTTCGGTTAGAAAATATGGTTCCTCAGGACAGCAAAGGACTTTTATCTTGGCTTTAAAGATGGCTGAACTCGATTTATTAACTAAAACATTAAATGTTCCTCCAATACTCATATTGGATGATGTCTTGGCGGAATTAGATTTAACAAGGCAAAATTTGTTATTAAATTCTGTTGGTAAAGATA
- a CDS encoding photosystem I reaction center subunit II PsaD, translating to MTETLVGQFPKHIGSTGGLLNSAETEEKYAIVWKSSKEQAFELPTGGAAVMHEGDNLMYFARKEQCLALGTQLRAFKPRIEDFKIYRIFPGGDIEFLHPKDGVFPEKVNEGREKVGHNPRRIGENPNPAGLKFTTKNTFD from the coding sequence ATGACTGAAACTTTAGTTGGTCAATTTCCAAAGCATATAGGAAGTACTGGGGGTTTATTAAACTCAGCAGAAACCGAAGAAAAATATGCAATTGTATGGAAAAGTTCAAAGGAACAAGCATTTGAATTGCCCACAGGCGGAGCGGCTGTAATGCATGAAGGCGATAATTTAATGTACTTTGCAAGAAAAGAACAATGCCTTGCATTAGGGACACAATTGAGAGCTTTCAAACCAAGAATTGAAGATTTTAAAATCTACCGAATTTTCCCAGGTGGCGATATTGAATTTTTACACCCAAAGGATGGTGTTTTCCCTGAAAAAGTCAATGAAGGCAGAGAGAAAGTAGGTCATAATCCCAGAAGAATAGGTGAGAATCCTAATCCAGCTGGGTTGAAATTTACAACTAAGAATACTTTTGATTAA
- the rodA gene encoding rod shape-determining protein RodA — protein MFKRISLLNNRGFLQKKDNFNRVFLFSPLLIIPLFLVIISGLLIKSIQGDLLVSNYLGHILTGFLGYFLAFFISYIPMERIRKYVVPFYLCTLISLLLIYFFGISVSGAQRWLSLGIFSFQPSEVAKLSTVLTLALVLQKKIILTIRDLVLPLLVVVIPWLLIFFQPDLGTSLVLIVLTGVMLYWSQMPIEWILILVFCIITSILYLVLPTFLIFWIPVIGYLAYRSSKKKIIFSALAISFHLFVAKFTPIFWQYGLKEYQKDRLVLFLDPNRDPLGGGYHLIQSQIAIGSGGLFGTGLLQGKLTNLQFIPEQHTDFIFSALGEELGFVGCALVLFLFFFLIKKLINTATIARTNFESLIVVGIASTFLFQIIINLFMTIGLGPVTGIPLPFMSYGRTSLVTNFISIGFVLSILKRSRSLRS, from the coding sequence ATGTTTAAGAGAATTTCTTTATTAAATAACAGAGGATTTTTACAAAAAAAAGACAACTTTAATAGAGTTTTTTTATTTTCTCCACTACTTATAATTCCCCTGTTTTTAGTCATTATTTCGGGTTTATTAATAAAAAGTATTCAGGGTGATCTTTTAGTATCGAACTATTTAGGTCATATCCTAACTGGTTTTTTAGGTTATTTTTTAGCATTTTTTATATCTTATATACCCATGGAGAGAATTAGAAAGTATGTGGTTCCATTTTATTTGTGTACTTTAATATCCTTGTTACTAATTTATTTTTTTGGGATTTCAGTTTCTGGAGCTCAAAGATGGCTAAGCTTGGGAATCTTTTCTTTTCAGCCTTCTGAGGTAGCGAAGCTAAGTACTGTATTAACTCTTGCTTTAGTACTCCAAAAAAAAATAATTCTAACAATAAGAGATTTAGTATTGCCTTTATTAGTAGTGGTTATTCCTTGGTTATTAATTTTCTTTCAACCGGACTTAGGTACCTCTTTAGTTTTAATTGTTTTGACAGGTGTAATGCTCTATTGGTCGCAAATGCCCATAGAGTGGATTTTGATATTAGTATTTTGTATTATCACATCTATATTGTATCTAGTCTTACCAACTTTTCTTATTTTCTGGATACCAGTTATAGGATATCTTGCTTATAGATCTTCAAAAAAGAAAATTATTTTTTCTGCTCTCGCTATTTCGTTCCATTTATTTGTAGCAAAATTTACACCAATTTTCTGGCAATATGGCTTAAAAGAATATCAAAAAGATAGATTAGTTTTATTTTTAGATCCAAATAGAGATCCATTAGGTGGTGGATATCATTTGATACAGAGTCAAATTGCAATTGGTTCTGGAGGATTATTTGGGACTGGTTTGCTTCAAGGTAAGCTGACTAATTTGCAATTTATACCTGAACAACATACTGATTTTATATTCAGTGCTTTAGGGGAAGAATTAGGATTCGTGGGGTGCGCTTTAGTTTTATTTTTGTTCTTTTTTTTAATTAAAAAACTTATTAATACTGCAACAATCGCTAGGACTAACTTTGAATCTCTAATTGTTGTTGGAATAGCCTCAACTTTTTTATTTCAAATAATTATTAACTTATTTATGACTATTGGATTAGGACCAGTTACAGGGATTCCCCTTCCTTTTATGAGCTATGGTCGAACGTCATTGGTGACTAATTTTATATCTATTGGATTTGTTTTATCTATATTGAAACGTTCTAGATCACTAAGAAGTTGA
- the ppc gene encoding phosphoenolpyruvate carboxylase, whose protein sequence is MESIRQIKNNNVDLISNNDPLDKNRLLIEDLWESVLREECPDEQAERLIQLKELSYSKQIDGDSSKTFKNEIVDIVNSMDLAESIAAARAFSLYFQLVNILEQRVEEDRYIQSFTNKDVQKSPDNLDPFAPALARQNAPVTFRELFYRLRKLNVPPGKLEGLLQEMDIRLVFTAHPTEIVRHTIRHKQTRVANLLKKIQIEQFLTKEEKNSLKNQLKEEVRLWWRTDELHQFKPSVLDEVDYALHYFQQVLFNAMPQLRGRIAEALTENYPDVQLPSESFCNFGSWVGSDRDGNPSVTPEITWRTACYQRQLMLERYIIATSNLRDQLSVSMQWSQVSSSLLESLETDRVKFPEIYESRATRYRSEPYRLKLSYILEKLRLTQERNNLLADSGWKFALEGEIDNKNLDKVENLYYKSVNEFTYDLELIKNSLISTDLTCESVNNLLTQVHIFGFSLASLDIRQESTRHSDAIQELTNHLDLSLQYDQMSEEEKIKWLIDELNTKRPLIPSDVNWTKSTEETFSVFKMVKRLQQEFGSRICHSYVISMSHSASDLLEVLLLAKEMGLLDQNSQKSKLLVVPLFETVEDLKRAPEVMEKLFKLDFYRSLLPKVGESFKPLQELMLGYSDSNKDSGFVSSNWEIHRAQIALQNLSSRNNILLRLFHGRGGSVGRGGGPAYQAILAQPSGTLKGRIKITEQGEVLASKYSLPELALYNLETVTTAVIQNSLVNNRLDATPEWNQLMSRLAETSRSHYRKLVHENPDLLNFFQEVTPIEEISKLQISSRPARRKKGAKDLSSLRAIPWVFGWTQSRFLLPSWFGVGTALSSELNSDPQQIELLRVLHQRWPFFRMLISKVEMTLSKVDLEVARYYVDTLGSKENKHSFDDIFEVISKEYNLTKSLILEITGKNKLLESDRDLKSSVSLRNKTIIPLGFLQVSLLRRLRDQTRQPPISEFLMDKDESRRAYSRSELLRGALLTINGIAAGMRNTG, encoded by the coding sequence ATGGAATCTATTCGACAGATAAAAAATAATAATGTGGATTTGATAAGTAACAATGATCCACTTGATAAAAATCGTCTTCTCATTGAAGATCTCTGGGAATCTGTGCTCAGAGAAGAATGCCCAGATGAGCAAGCAGAGAGATTGATACAACTTAAAGAATTGAGTTATTCAAAACAAATTGATGGCGATAGTTCAAAAACTTTTAAAAATGAAATAGTTGATATTGTAAATTCTATGGATTTAGCAGAATCCATAGCAGCAGCAAGAGCGTTTTCATTATATTTTCAACTCGTGAATATTTTGGAACAAAGAGTTGAGGAAGATAGATATATTCAAAGCTTTACTAATAAGGATGTTCAAAAATCGCCTGACAATCTTGATCCTTTTGCTCCAGCATTGGCTAGGCAAAATGCTCCAGTAACTTTTAGAGAATTATTTTACAGGCTGAGGAAATTAAATGTACCTCCAGGAAAATTAGAGGGGTTATTGCAGGAAATGGATATTCGTTTAGTTTTTACTGCACATCCGACCGAGATCGTAAGACATACGATTCGACATAAGCAAACAAGAGTAGCAAATTTGTTAAAAAAAATACAGATTGAGCAATTTCTAACAAAAGAAGAAAAAAATTCTCTAAAAAACCAATTAAAAGAGGAAGTAAGACTTTGGTGGAGAACAGATGAATTGCATCAATTTAAACCTTCAGTTTTAGACGAGGTTGATTATGCCTTACATTATTTTCAGCAAGTTTTATTTAATGCGATGCCTCAATTGCGAGGCAGAATCGCTGAAGCACTCACTGAAAATTATCCAGATGTGCAGCTGCCCTCTGAATCTTTTTGTAACTTTGGTTCTTGGGTAGGCTCTGATAGGGACGGTAATCCATCTGTCACTCCTGAAATAACATGGAGAACTGCTTGCTACCAAAGACAGTTGATGTTGGAAAGATATATTATTGCGACGTCTAATCTTAGAGATCAATTAAGTGTCTCGATGCAATGGAGTCAAGTCAGTTCCTCTCTATTAGAGTCACTCGAAACTGATAGGGTTAAGTTTCCTGAAATATATGAATCTAGAGCTACAAGGTACAGATCAGAACCCTACAGATTGAAATTAAGTTATATTTTAGAAAAATTGAGATTAACACAAGAAAGAAATAATTTACTAGCTGATAGTGGGTGGAAATTTGCTTTAGAAGGAGAAATAGATAACAAAAATCTGGATAAAGTTGAAAACTTATATTACAAGTCAGTAAACGAATTTACTTATGATCTCGAACTAATTAAAAATAGCTTGATTAGTACAGATTTAACTTGTGAATCTGTAAACAACTTACTTACTCAAGTTCATATTTTTGGATTTTCTTTAGCAAGTTTAGATATTCGGCAAGAGAGTACAAGGCATAGTGACGCTATACAAGAGCTTACAAATCATCTTGATTTATCTCTTCAATATGACCAAATGTCTGAGGAAGAGAAAATTAAATGGCTTATAGACGAATTAAATACAAAAAGGCCTTTAATTCCATCTGACGTTAACTGGACAAAATCTACAGAAGAAACCTTTTCAGTTTTTAAAATGGTCAAAAGACTACAGCAAGAATTTGGAAGTCGCATTTGCCATTCTTATGTAATTTCAATGAGTCATAGTGCATCTGATTTGCTTGAAGTTCTCTTACTGGCTAAAGAAATGGGACTCCTTGATCAAAATTCACAAAAGTCAAAATTATTAGTTGTTCCTCTTTTTGAAACTGTGGAAGACCTTAAAAGAGCACCAGAAGTAATGGAAAAGTTGTTTAAATTAGATTTCTATAGATCGTTATTGCCAAAAGTAGGAGAATCTTTTAAACCTCTCCAAGAATTAATGCTTGGATATTCTGATAGCAATAAAGATTCGGGGTTTGTTTCTAGTAACTGGGAAATTCATAGAGCCCAAATAGCTCTTCAAAATCTCTCAAGTAGAAATAACATATTGCTAAGACTTTTTCATGGAAGAGGCGGTTCTGTAGGAAGAGGAGGAGGACCAGCCTATCAGGCAATATTGGCTCAACCAAGCGGCACTTTAAAAGGGCGAATAAAAATAACAGAACAAGGTGAAGTTTTAGCTTCTAAATATAGTCTTCCTGAACTAGCTTTGTACAATCTTGAGACTGTTACTACAGCGGTAATCCAAAATAGTTTGGTCAATAATAGACTTGATGCTACTCCAGAATGGAATCAATTAATGTCTAGGTTGGCTGAAACATCAAGGTCTCATTACAGAAAATTAGTGCATGAGAATCCTGATTTGTTAAATTTCTTTCAAGAGGTAACTCCAATAGAAGAAATAAGTAAATTACAGATATCTAGTAGGCCTGCAAGAAGAAAAAAAGGTGCAAAAGATTTATCAAGTTTAAGAGCTATTCCATGGGTGTTTGGTTGGACACAAAGTAGATTTCTTTTGCCAAGTTGGTTTGGAGTTGGCACTGCATTGTCATCTGAATTAAATTCTGATCCCCAACAAATTGAATTATTAAGAGTTCTGCATCAAAGATGGCCATTTTTTAGGATGCTCATATCTAAGGTAGAAATGACATTATCTAAGGTGGATTTGGAAGTTGCTAGATATTATGTTGATACACTTGGTAGTAAAGAAAATAAACATTCTTTTGATGATATTTTTGAAGTAATTTCTAAAGAATATAATCTTACAAAATCTTTAATACTTGAAATTACTGGTAAAAATAAGCTCTTAGAATCTGATAGAGACTTGAAATCATCAGTAAGCTTGAGAAATAAGACAATTATTCCATTAGGGTTTTTGCAAGTTTCACTTCTAAGAAGATTAAGAGACCAGACCAGACAACCTCCAATAAGCGAATTTCTTATGGATAAAGATGAATCTAGAAGAGCTTACAGCAGAAGTGAACTATTGAGGGGAGCACTTTTAACTATTAATGGGATAGCAGCTGGCATGAGAAATACAGGTTGA
- a CDS encoding N-acetyltransferase, translating into MQYFSKKKLVLPEGYFVNSSQIPLAKEVNKLLANCGCETFPIKLLSEAIQKSNFFFAIQNELKNKLYGFVRVTSDKGLNANLWNLSALPGNNQQLYYSILVQVTLEKINREMPGCSISVQAPVSSFISLEENGFILDPNGIRVMGYKL; encoded by the coding sequence TTGCAATATTTTTCTAAAAAAAAACTTGTTCTTCCAGAAGGTTATTTTGTTAACTCTTCTCAAATCCCACTAGCTAAAGAAGTTAACAAACTTTTAGCGAATTGTGGTTGTGAGACATTTCCAATAAAACTTCTTTCTGAGGCTATTCAGAAAAGTAATTTCTTTTTTGCCATACAGAATGAATTGAAAAATAAATTATATGGCTTTGTAAGGGTTACATCCGACAAGGGATTGAATGCTAACTTGTGGAATTTAAGTGCATTGCCAGGTAATAATCAGCAACTTTATTATTCAATATTGGTTCAAGTAACTCTTGAGAAAATAAATAGAGAAATGCCTGGTTGCAGTATTTCTGTACAGGCTCCAGTATCTTCTTTTATAAGTTTAGAGGAAAATGGATTCATACTAGATCCCAATGGAATAAGAGTAATGGGATATAAACTTTAA
- a CDS encoding anthranilate synthase component I family protein: MISSQKDSFLQAYKEGKNFIPIVETWPADLETPLSTWLKLSSKNSHGVFLESVEGGENLGRWSIVATKPLWEAVCYGEEIVKTWNNGKTEKYNGDPFDILKSWTKEYKSTLLKELPSIGQLYGSWGYELINRIEPSVPINEIPENNIPHGSWMFFDQLVVFDQIKRCITAVVYADTTSSKESSIEELYINSISKIQETRNLMRIPLKENEFLDWNENENLNLDLESNWKKKDFEDAVISAKEYIRKGDIFQIVISQRFQTQVNNDPFSLYRSLRMVNPSPYMSFFDFGSWYLIGSSPEVMVKAKINKNSEIVASLRPIAGTRPRGIDNQQDLELEKDLLKDPKEIAEHVMLIDLGRNDLGRVCEIGTVKVKDLMVIEKYSHVMHIVSEVEGILKNNADVWDLLKASFPAGTVTGAPKIRAMQLIKHFEKDARGPYAGVYGSIDINGALNTAITIRTMIVKPSRDGKYDVSVQAGAGIVADSFPENEYQETINKAKGILKALACLNK; this comes from the coding sequence ATGATCAGCTCACAGAAAGATAGTTTTTTACAGGCTTACAAAGAAGGTAAAAATTTTATACCTATAGTTGAAACTTGGCCAGCAGATTTAGAGACTCCATTATCGACTTGGTTAAAATTATCTTCAAAAAATTCCCATGGTGTTTTTCTTGAATCTGTTGAAGGTGGGGAGAATTTGGGTAGGTGGAGTATTGTTGCTACTAAACCTCTTTGGGAAGCCGTTTGTTATGGAGAAGAAATAGTTAAAACTTGGAATAATGGCAAAACTGAAAAATATAATGGTGATCCTTTTGATATTTTAAAAAGTTGGACAAAGGAATATAAGTCAACCCTGCTTAAAGAATTACCATCAATTGGACAGTTATATGGCTCTTGGGGTTATGAATTAATAAATCGAATAGAACCAAGCGTTCCAATAAATGAAATACCAGAAAACAATATCCCGCATGGTTCCTGGATGTTTTTTGATCAATTAGTTGTTTTTGATCAAATTAAAAGATGTATTACTGCAGTGGTTTATGCAGATACAACTTCTTCTAAAGAGTCTTCGATTGAAGAGTTGTATATAAACTCAATTTCTAAAATTCAGGAAACTAGAAATTTAATGAGAATTCCTCTAAAAGAAAATGAGTTTTTAGATTGGAATGAAAATGAGAATTTGAATTTAGATCTAGAAAGTAATTGGAAGAAAAAAGATTTTGAGGATGCAGTTATCTCTGCAAAAGAATACATAAGAAAGGGAGATATCTTCCAAATAGTTATAAGTCAGAGATTTCAAACTCAAGTCAATAATGACCCCTTTAGTTTATATAGAAGTTTGAGGATGGTTAATCCATCTCCATACATGTCATTTTTTGATTTTGGCTCATGGTATCTGATAGGTTCGAGTCCTGAAGTAATGGTTAAAGCTAAAATAAATAAAAATAGCGAGATTGTAGCAAGCTTAAGACCAATAGCTGGCACAAGACCAAGAGGTATTGATAATCAACAAGACTTAGAACTAGAAAAGGATTTATTGAAAGATCCAAAAGAGATAGCTGAACATGTAATGCTAATTGATCTTGGGAGAAATGATCTTGGAAGAGTTTGTGAAATTGGTACTGTGAAGGTCAAGGATTTAATGGTTATTGAGAAATATTCACATGTTATGCATATAGTTAGTGAAGTTGAGGGCATCTTAAAAAACAATGCTGATGTGTGGGATTTGCTAAAAGCATCTTTTCCCGCTGGGACAGTAACTGGTGCGCCAAAAATAAGAGCTATGCAATTGATTAAGCACTTTGAAAAAGATGCTAGAGGACCTTATGCTGGTGTTTACGGATCTATTGATATCAATGGTGCATTAAATACTGCCATTACGATAAGAACTATGATAGTTAAGCCCTCAAGAGATGGGAAATATGATGTTTCAGTGCAAGCAGGAGCAGGAATAGTTGCTGATTCTTTTCCTGAAAATGAATATCAAGAGACAATTAATAAAGCGAAGGGGATACTAAAAGCATTAGCCTGTTTGAATAAATAA
- a CDS encoding sensor histidine kinase: MKSKITIKKIQELLIKGVQTIYVDDDTSRRMWWASLEVIQKDFLSQNYKQGGMWVASPLPAFNDKKFLNHLHGWLWSPEGFPYFQNENAGFLPFNNSEKIKKDFDLVSNYKVLNLSQEDGYEPFLMIITPNFQCVLSIVGEKDKKILLMKCDEESLKLSIELMHAKLNQDNYEEGVKFRNAINNLGNLNINNQFEKLFWPILSAKLANITPNHNIQNSVKNDEKKVQITEAKLLRAISHEVRTPLATIRTLISSTLKKYKMDESMRNRLIQIDNECNEQIDRFGLIFNAAELVGNEVSSLNNLAKINLAEIFKKLAPLWNKQLNRRGISLKIDIPKQLPQILSDSEKLELMLRGLIDKNTRGLKEGSTLILELRPAGQKLKLQLKVQKLDNNQKEILKKDNGSDIGPVLNWNPQTGSLQLSQNATQKLLTSLGGHVTQRRDTGLTVFFPISDSE; the protein is encoded by the coding sequence ATGAAATCAAAAATAACTATAAAAAAAATTCAAGAGCTTTTGATTAAAGGAGTTCAAACAATATATGTGGATGATGATACATCCAGAAGAATGTGGTGGGCTTCTTTAGAAGTTATTCAAAAAGATTTTCTTTCACAGAATTATAAACAAGGCGGGATGTGGGTTGCCTCGCCTTTGCCAGCTTTTAATGATAAAAAATTTTTAAATCATCTTCATGGATGGCTTTGGTCACCAGAGGGGTTTCCATATTTTCAAAATGAGAATGCTGGTTTTTTGCCATTCAATAATTCAGAAAAGATAAAAAAAGATTTTGATTTGGTTAGTAATTATAAAGTCTTGAATCTTTCTCAAGAAGATGGCTATGAACCTTTTTTGATGATAATCACTCCAAATTTTCAATGCGTATTATCAATTGTAGGAGAAAAAGATAAGAAAATTCTATTAATGAAGTGTGATGAAGAAAGCCTTAAACTTTCAATTGAATTAATGCATGCAAAATTAAATCAAGATAATTATGAGGAAGGAGTAAAATTTCGTAATGCAATTAATAATTTAGGTAACCTTAATATTAATAATCAATTTGAAAAATTATTTTGGCCAATATTATCGGCAAAATTAGCAAATATTACACCAAATCATAATATACAGAATTCCGTGAAAAATGATGAAAAAAAAGTGCAAATAACTGAAGCAAAATTATTACGTGCAATTTCTCATGAAGTAAGAACTCCTTTGGCAACAATAAGAACCCTAATAAGTTCTACTTTAAAAAAATATAAAATGGATGAATCAATGAGAAATCGTTTAATTCAAATAGATAATGAATGTAATGAACAAATTGATAGGTTTGGTTTAATCTTTAATGCAGCAGAATTAGTGGGTAATGAAGTATCTTCATTGAATAACTTGGCTAAAATTAATTTAGCCGAAATTTTCAAAAAGCTTGCTCCTTTATGGAATAAACAATTAAACCGACGTGGTATTTCTTTGAAGATAGATATCCCCAAACAACTTCCACAAATTTTGAGTGATTCTGAAAAATTAGAATTAATGTTAAGAGGATTAATTGATAAAAATACTAGAGGATTAAAAGAAGGTAGTACATTAATTTTAGAATTAAGACCAGCTGGTCAAAAACTCAAACTTCAACTCAAAGTACAAAAATTAGATAACAATCAAAAAGAAATTCTAAAAAAAGATAACGGTTCTGATATTGGTCCTGTTTTAAATTGGAACCCTCAAACTGGAAGTTTACAACTTAGTCAAAATGCAACTCAAAAGTTATTAACTAGTTTAGGAGGGCATGTCACACAAAGACGTGATACGGGTTTGACAGTATTTTTTCCGATTTCAGATTCAGAATAA